From the Maioricimonas rarisocia genome, one window contains:
- a CDS encoding sugar phosphate isomerase/epimerase family protein encodes MKYGMNLLLWTSNVDEPIFPLLEQIKGWGYDGVELPVFDFNAANFEKTGAKLQELGLGATAVTVCTPEENPISPDGDVREAGLNRLKQAIDMCAASGATHLCGPIHSALGEFSGRGGTDEEWKWGQEILAKAADYAQQQNVTLVVEYLNRFECYFLNCAEDAARFTREVNHPHLKMMYDSFHANIEEKNIREAVQSCKDQMVHVHISENDRSTPGEGGVNWDATFAALKEVDYDGWLMIEAFGLALPDLAAATRIWRRMFPNEEHLATHGLAFMKSRWES; translated from the coding sequence ATGAAGTACGGAATGAATCTGCTTCTGTGGACATCGAATGTCGACGAGCCCATCTTCCCGCTGCTCGAACAGATCAAGGGCTGGGGGTACGACGGCGTCGAATTGCCGGTGTTCGACTTCAATGCGGCCAACTTCGAGAAGACCGGGGCGAAGCTGCAGGAACTCGGTCTGGGGGCCACGGCCGTGACGGTCTGCACCCCGGAAGAAAATCCGATTTCGCCGGACGGGGACGTGCGGGAAGCCGGACTGAACCGGCTCAAGCAGGCGATCGACATGTGTGCCGCCTCGGGGGCGACGCACCTGTGCGGTCCGATTCACTCGGCCCTGGGTGAGTTCAGCGGTCGCGGCGGGACCGACGAAGAGTGGAAGTGGGGGCAGGAGATTCTTGCGAAGGCGGCCGACTACGCGCAGCAGCAGAACGTGACGCTGGTCGTCGAGTATCTGAACCGGTTCGAGTGCTACTTCCTCAACTGCGCCGAAGACGCGGCCCGGTTTACGCGGGAAGTGAATCATCCGCATCTGAAGATGATGTACGACTCGTTCCACGCGAACATCGAAGAAAAGAACATCCGCGAGGCCGTCCAGTCCTGCAAGGACCAGATGGTTCACGTGCACATTTCCGAGAACGATCGCTCGACCCCGGGTGAGGGGGGCGTGAACTGGGATGCAACGTTTGCGGCCCTGAAGGAAGTCGATTACGACGGATGGCTGATGATCGAGGCGTTCGGCCTGGCGCTGCCGGATCTGGCGGCGGCGACGCGGATCTGGCGACGGATGTTCCCGAATGAAGAACACCTGGCGACGCATGGACTGGCGTTCATGAAGTCCCGCTGGGAGAGCTGA
- a CDS encoding peptidylprolyl isomerase: MFHATRAVAVICLLAGCQGRSVKVDNPVVGPPPPRISREVQVAENGMEPVMSDDGSSGLMLIDHQGADDVLGEPGEVAAWVNGTPIFTAEVLERRRPQLAQAQAQMPSAQFRILQERMIQEDLPSHVDEALLVDAVKTQLDGEQLERVEQQLDIYFEQEIARLKEKTGAGTLAELEAQLQMAGTTLASARKAFGRRQLAGQYLQERLQEPTVTRQELLADYRAHLEDYHTPAEVKWQQIWISYRKQGGVSAARQVMERAVAELRSGASFDDVARRYSDGVMAASGGHWDWTQFESIANQDVSEALQRLSVGETSGVVEGEKALQLVRVVDRRAARYTPFEDVQNEIRDRLRAEKRRVAAEEILTELRETAVIETMFDDRVNGNDRQVSPVSATK, translated from the coding sequence ATGTTTCACGCAACGCGAGCGGTAGCGGTCATCTGCCTTCTGGCTGGTTGCCAGGGCCGATCCGTCAAGGTCGACAATCCGGTTGTCGGTCCGCCGCCTCCCCGTATTTCGCGGGAGGTTCAGGTGGCCGAGAACGGTATGGAACCGGTGATGTCGGACGACGGATCGTCCGGGCTGATGCTGATTGACCATCAGGGAGCCGACGACGTTCTGGGTGAACCGGGTGAAGTGGCGGCGTGGGTCAATGGCACGCCGATCTTCACGGCCGAGGTTCTCGAACGGCGTCGTCCGCAGCTGGCTCAGGCGCAGGCTCAGATGCCGAGCGCCCAGTTCCGCATACTGCAGGAACGGATGATCCAGGAGGATCTTCCCAGCCATGTTGATGAGGCCCTGCTGGTGGACGCGGTCAAGACTCAGCTCGACGGTGAGCAGCTGGAGCGTGTTGAACAGCAGCTGGACATCTACTTCGAGCAGGAAATCGCGCGTCTGAAAGAGAAGACGGGCGCCGGCACGCTGGCCGAGCTCGAAGCTCAGCTTCAGATGGCCGGGACGACGCTGGCGAGTGCCCGCAAGGCATTCGGCCGTCGTCAGCTTGCCGGTCAGTATCTCCAGGAACGACTGCAGGAACCCACGGTGACCCGTCAGGAACTTTTGGCCGACTACCGTGCTCATCTCGAAGACTATCACACACCGGCCGAGGTGAAGTGGCAGCAGATCTGGATCTCGTACCGCAAGCAGGGCGGGGTCAGTGCCGCGCGGCAGGTGATGGAGCGTGCTGTGGCGGAGCTGCGGAGCGGTGCGTCGTTTGACGACGTGGCACGGCGCTACTCGGACGGCGTGATGGCCGCTTCGGGTGGTCACTGGGACTGGACCCAGTTTGAAAGCATCGCCAACCAGGACGTGTCCGAGGCGCTGCAGCGGCTGTCGGTTGGTGAGACGAGCGGCGTGGTCGAAGGCGAGAAGGCGTTGCAGCTGGTCCGCGTAGTGGACCGACGTGCGGCACGCTACACGCCGTTTGAAGACGTTCAGAACGAGATTCGTGACCGCCTGCGGGCCGAGAAGCGGCGAGTGGCGGCTGAAGAGATCCTCACGGAACTGCGGGAGACCGCAGTGATCGAAACGATGTTTGATGACAGAGTCAACGGGAACGATCGGCAGGTCTCGCCGGTATCGGCGACAAAATGA
- a CDS encoding DUF3891 family protein, translating to MIRRTSENSWLLIAQTEHARIAAELARAWGNDRFAPLSLADWLVPAIRHHDDGWSDWDDAPHVDPETGTPRDFTEMAMADATAIWRRSIAVCSRAAGRAASGSQCLARLDNWLRPQQLPLTRDHEFILAQILEATEPLTEQTLTESADEASDETAAQPVPVILQQLQQAGVIVPRTITSETGFVLSADLQAPSPFGGLWVSRHFCDLAIRARENRTEAADLAAIDDFLNEQAPLQAEWREQLAAQIPEDELEPLIELGFRCVQRFDHLSLWLCCAERDKPFELAFPGAGQIHFIPGPDGQVVVDPWPFAADRLELVATPVRIPRQSYRNDEALHTEMAASRGTVLRWILLSAQ from the coding sequence ATGATCCGCCGCACCTCAGAGAACAGCTGGCTCCTGATCGCGCAGACCGAGCATGCCCGCATTGCCGCAGAACTGGCTCGCGCCTGGGGCAACGACCGGTTCGCTCCCCTCTCGCTGGCGGACTGGCTGGTCCCGGCGATCCGGCACCACGACGACGGCTGGTCCGACTGGGACGACGCTCCCCACGTTGATCCCGAAACCGGCACGCCTCGGGACTTCACCGAAATGGCCATGGCGGATGCGACCGCCATCTGGCGCCGCAGCATCGCCGTCTGTTCCCGTGCCGCTGGTCGGGCCGCCTCCGGCAGCCAGTGCCTGGCACGACTCGATAATTGGCTCCGTCCCCAGCAGCTGCCGCTCACTCGCGACCACGAGTTCATCCTCGCGCAGATCCTCGAAGCGACCGAGCCACTGACCGAGCAGACGTTGACCGAATCGGCTGACGAAGCGTCCGATGAAACAGCAGCCCAGCCGGTCCCTGTCATTCTCCAGCAGCTTCAGCAGGCGGGAGTGATCGTGCCGCGAACGATCACCAGCGAGACCGGTTTCGTCCTGTCCGCCGACCTGCAGGCCCCGTCCCCCTTCGGTGGATTGTGGGTCAGTCGCCACTTCTGCGATCTGGCCATTCGTGCCCGCGAGAACCGGACCGAGGCCGCGGACCTTGCAGCAATTGACGACTTCCTGAACGAACAGGCACCGCTGCAGGCGGAATGGCGCGAGCAACTTGCCGCGCAGATTCCTGAAGACGAACTCGAGCCGTTGATCGAACTCGGCTTCCGCTGCGTACAGCGGTTCGACCATCTCAGCCTCTGGCTCTGCTGCGCCGAGCGCGACAAACCGTTCGAGCTGGCCTTCCCGGGAGCCGGGCAGATTCATTTCATCCCCGGTCCGGACGGTCAGGTCGTCGTCGATCCCTGGCCATTCGCCGCCGACCGTCTCGAACTGGTCGCGACACCAGTTCGCATTCCCCGGCAGTCGTACCGCAATGATGAGGCGCTGCACACGGAAATGGCGGCCTCGCGTGGGACGGTGTTGCGATGGATCCTGCTGAGCGCGCAATAA
- the mgtE gene encoding magnesium transporter, translated as MSPSIYSSLLQPDLRLMIEENDGPGMEEFCRALYPGVVAEVLEEMPVEETWTVLRHCPAAQQAEIFQFLPLPYQMDLVQNIDRKTLSKLIEEMAPDDRVDLLERMDPDAVENLLPLIAQAERSDIRKLLSYEEHSAGSIMTTEYASLPADITVADALQRLRVQAPSRETIYYIYITDSGRHLIGFMSLRKLIQARPTARLEDIMERDVISVRVDDDQEFVANEIARYDFIAIPIVDSQNRLVGIVTHDDAADVMQEEATEDAHLHGAVLPLEDSYLITPFLTLFWKRGVWLVILLGAASLTAQVLNWLGPGQDRNWMVLFIPLVLASGGNAGSQSATLVIRAMALDETRGKVRQIAWREFRLGALMGLILAILALAVAMALVDFDRSTVVAATVFCVVALGTVAGSMLPLGLDRLGMDPALMSNPLIAAISDITGVVIYYNAARLVLGAVS; from the coding sequence ATGTCCCCTTCGATTTACAGTTCGCTGCTGCAGCCGGATCTGCGGCTGATGATCGAGGAGAATGACGGCCCCGGGATGGAGGAATTCTGCCGCGCCCTCTATCCGGGGGTCGTGGCCGAAGTTCTCGAGGAGATGCCGGTCGAGGAGACGTGGACGGTGCTGCGGCACTGTCCTGCGGCTCAGCAGGCGGAGATTTTTCAGTTCCTGCCGCTGCCGTACCAGATGGACCTGGTGCAGAACATCGACCGGAAGACACTCTCGAAGCTGATCGAAGAGATGGCTCCGGACGACCGGGTCGACCTGCTCGAGCGGATGGACCCGGATGCGGTCGAGAACCTGCTGCCGCTGATTGCGCAGGCCGAACGGAGCGACATCCGCAAGCTGCTCTCGTATGAGGAGCACAGTGCCGGCTCGATCATGACGACCGAGTATGCGTCGCTGCCGGCCGACATCACCGTGGCGGATGCGCTGCAGCGACTGCGTGTGCAGGCGCCCAGCCGCGAAACGATCTACTACATCTACATTACGGATTCGGGCCGCCATCTGATCGGCTTCATGTCGCTGCGGAAGCTGATCCAGGCGCGGCCGACGGCGCGTCTGGAAGACATCATGGAGCGGGACGTGATCTCGGTCCGTGTGGATGACGATCAGGAGTTTGTGGCCAACGAGATTGCCCGCTACGACTTTATCGCCATTCCGATCGTGGACAGTCAGAACCGCCTGGTCGGCATTGTCACGCACGACGACGCGGCGGACGTCATGCAGGAAGAAGCGACGGAAGATGCTCACCTGCACGGTGCCGTCCTGCCCCTTGAAGACAGCTACCTCATCACGCCGTTCCTGACGCTGTTCTGGAAGCGGGGCGTGTGGCTGGTGATTCTGCTGGGAGCGGCGTCGCTGACGGCACAGGTCCTCAACTGGCTGGGGCCGGGGCAGGACCGCAACTGGATGGTGTTGTTCATTCCGCTGGTGCTGGCGAGCGGCGGCAACGCCGGGTCACAGTCGGCGACGCTGGTGATCCGGGCGATGGCGCTCGACGAGACGCGGGGCAAGGTGCGGCAGATCGCGTGGCGGGAGTTCCGACTGGGGGCCCTGATGGGGCTGATCCTGGCGATTCTGGCTCTTGCCGTGGCGATGGCGCTGGTCGACTTCGATCGCTCCACGGTGGTGGCGGCGACGGTGTTCTGTGTGGTCGCGCTCGGCACCGTTGCCGGGTCAATGCTGCCACTGGGGCTCGACCGGCTGGGGATGGATCCGGCTCTGATGTCGAACCCGCTGATTGCGGCGATCAGCGACATCACGGGGGTGGTGATCTACTACAACGCGGCCCGGCTGGTGCTGGGGGCGGTCAGCTGA
- a CDS encoding NAD(+)/NADH kinase, giving the protein MAHQPDQTVRLLVFARDPADHVQSAWAEMRPFIESRPALEIAAAYVAGQPDGTPPDSVEADLAVVLGGDGAILRASRQIGKKQIPVVGVNLGRLGFLAELAPGEFRAQIDCIERRAYRIVHHLMYECTLLRADGTTEAHLGLNEIAVLAGASLSMIEVDLSIDGELVTTYSGDGVIISTPVGSTAHSLSAGGPLLRQNLEAFVITPICPHTLTNRPLVDRADGTYELAVPRAPEGVTLVIDGQIKEPLVAGDRILLRRADVTFQLARLPGHSYYKTLHRKLGWGGQPHYGRQK; this is encoded by the coding sequence ATGGCCCACCAACCGGATCAAACCGTCCGACTGCTCGTCTTCGCACGCGACCCCGCCGATCATGTGCAGTCCGCATGGGCCGAAATGCGCCCGTTCATCGAATCGCGACCGGCCCTCGAAATCGCCGCCGCCTATGTCGCGGGCCAACCCGATGGCACACCGCCCGATTCGGTCGAGGCCGACCTGGCCGTGGTCCTCGGCGGTGACGGTGCGATCCTGCGGGCCAGCCGGCAGATCGGCAAGAAACAGATCCCCGTCGTGGGGGTCAACCTGGGGCGGCTCGGGTTTCTCGCGGAACTCGCTCCCGGGGAATTTCGAGCCCAGATTGATTGCATCGAACGCCGCGCCTACCGCATCGTGCACCATCTGATGTACGAGTGCACCCTGCTCAGGGCCGACGGCACCACCGAGGCTCATCTGGGCCTCAACGAAATCGCCGTCCTCGCCGGTGCCTCCCTCTCGATGATCGAAGTCGATCTCTCCATCGACGGCGAACTTGTGACCACCTACAGCGGTGACGGTGTGATCATCAGCACACCGGTCGGCTCGACCGCCCACAGCCTTTCGGCGGGTGGTCCGCTGTTGCGGCAGAACCTCGAAGCGTTCGTCATCACGCCAATCTGCCCGCACACGCTTACCAATCGACCGCTTGTCGACCGGGCCGACGGCACGTACGAATTGGCTGTTCCCCGGGCCCCCGAGGGGGTCACTTTAGTCATTGATGGACAGATCAAGGAACCGCTCGTCGCCGGCGACCGCATCCTGCTGCGCCGCGCCGACGTCACCTTCCAGCTGGCCAGACTGCCGGGGCACAGTTACTACAAAACGCTGCACCGCAAGCTGGGATGGGGTGGCCAACCCCATTACGGTCGACAGAAGTGA